One genomic window of Quercus lobata isolate SW786 chromosome 9, ValleyOak3.0 Primary Assembly, whole genome shotgun sequence includes the following:
- the LOC115962282 gene encoding transcription factor MYB8-like: MGRSPCCEKAHTNKGAWTKEEDQRLIDYIRVHGEGCWRSLPKAAGLLRCGKSCRLRWINYLRPDLKRGNFTEEEDELIIKLHSLLGNKWSLIAGRLPGRTDNEIKNYWNTHIKRKLVSRGIDPQTHRPLNEITTTTTTTNTVLTPAATISHLDFSSNNSSLPSLPVSKLNLMKNSQTNNTYNYNNINNFSSTTITVPTLNYPKIEPLEDVNCTSSGTTTEEEPPQQIVQQQKQDKFDESELNLELSIGLRPVQTESTRVSSANTAESKLQQVHGGYNQLFGTVQSAMVAQAVCLCCQLGYQSSNSTELCMNCKNSNGLYRYYRPLNS, encoded by the exons ATGGGACGCTCGCCTTGTTGTGAAAAAGCACACACCAACAAAGGTGCCTGGACCAAAGAGGAAGACCAGCGCCTCATAGACTATATCCGAGTCCACGGTGAAGGTTGTTGGCGTTCTCTTCCAAAAGCCGCAG GATTACTTAGATGTGGCAAGAGTTGCAGATTGAGGTGGATAAACTATCTGCGCCCTGATCTCAAGCGTGGCAATTTcactgaggaagaagatgaactcATCATCAAGCTCCATAGTTTGCTGGGAAACAA ATGGTCTTTGATTGCTGGAAGATTGCCCGGAAGAACAGACAATGAGATCAAGAACTATTGGAACACACACATCAAACGCAAGCTCGTAAGCCGTGGCATAGACCCTCAAACTCACCGTCCTCTCAAtgaaatcaccaccaccaccaccaccaccaacacagtCCTAACACCAGCAGCAACAATTTCCCACTTAGATTTCAGCAGCAACAATTCGTCTCTACCATCTTTACCTGTATCCAAGCTCAACCTCATGAAGAACAGCCAGACAAACAACACGTACAACtacaacaacatcaacaacttTAGTTCTACAACAATTACAGTACCCACGTTGAATTACCCAAAGATAGAGCCACTTGAAGATGTTAATTGCACTAGTAGTGGCACAACAACCGAGGAAGAACCACCACAACAAATAGTACAACAACAAAAGCAAGACAAGTTTGATGAGAGTGAGCTAAACTTGGAACTTTCTATTGGACTTAGGCCGGTTCAGACAGAGTCAACCAGGGTGTCAAGTGCAAACACAGCCGAGTCAAAGCTACAGCAAGTTCATGGTGGTTATAACCAGTTGTTTGGGACAGTGCAATCAGCCATGGTAGCACAGGCAGTGTGTTTGTGTTGCCAATTAGGGTATCAGAGCAGTAATAGTACTGAGTTGTGTATGAATTGCAAGAATTCTAATGGGCTCTACAGATATTACAGACCTTtgaattcataa